A single genomic interval of Oncorhynchus mykiss isolate Arlee chromosome 13, USDA_OmykA_1.1, whole genome shotgun sequence harbors:
- the LOC110493370 gene encoding zinc finger protein 345-like, giving the protein MSESGSGCGVPAQRSSQLGPEMLSVMLDNCSQTVEFNVIVKEEGEEREINEEEEREEDRNSVDSGESPNPDSVNKPSSTASILPGRGSYPCPQCEKSFSSSTNLKNHQRVHTGEKPFDCSTCGKSFSEKVNLKRHERVHSGEKPYHCTTCGKNFNHSGSLKQHLRIHTGEKPYHCSLCGKNFSRAGDLKTHQRSHSEEKPYHCSLCGKSFNQPGNLKSHQRIHIGEKPACALNLIVKEEEDEKEIDEKEKREVEEENSGVINLGTSRLPGRGSYPCPQCGKSFSSSGNLKNHERVHTGEKPFHCATCGKSFSEKVNLTRHERVHSGEKPYHCTQCGKSFNHSGSLKEHQRVHTGEKPYHCSLCWKSFSQPGNLKKHQRIHTGEKPYHCSLCGKNFRFAGDLKSHQRSHSGEKPYQCSLCGKGFTQLRILKSHQRIHIGETPVCAFNVFLQEEESEREINMEEKRDVEEEEDNSGVVDPDISRLLGRGRYPCPQCEKSFRSSSNLKNHQRVHTGEKPFHCSQCGRGFSEKVNLKRHERVHSGEKPYHCTTCGKSFNHSGSLKEHQRIHTGEKPYHCSLCGNNFRFAGDLKNHQRSHSGEKPYHCTQCGERFTQLRSLKRHERISIGAKPACAFHVIVQEEEEEGGEREVEGEESNVK; this is encoded by the exons ATGTCTGAATCAGGTTCTGGTTGTGGTGTTCCAGCCCAGAGAAGCTCACAGCTGGGTCCAGAGATGCTGTCAGTGATGCTGGATAACTGCAGTCAAACAGTGGAATTCAATGTGATTGTCAAGGAGGAGGGCGAGGAGAGAGAAATcaatgaggaggaagagagagaggaggacaggaactCTGTTGACTCAG GAGAGAGCCCCAACCCAGACTCAGTCAACAAGCCCAGTTCCACAGCATCAATACTACCTGGCCGTGGGAGTTACCCCTGTCCTCAATGTGAGAAGAGTTTCAGTTCCTCAACTAACCTAAAGAATCATCAAAGagtgcacactggagagaaaccttttgACTGCTCAacatgtgggaagagtttcagtgAGAAAGTAAACCtcaagagacatgagagagtacatagtggagagaagccttaccactgtacCACATGTGGGAAGAACTTCAATCATTCAGGAAGCCTTAAGCAACATCTGCGAATACATAcaggggagaaaccttaccaTTGCTCTCTTTGCGGGAAGAATTTCAGTCGGGCAGGAGACCTGAAGACTCATCAGAGATCCCACAGTGAAGAGAAGCCGTACCACTGCTCTctttgtgggaagagtttcaatCAGCCAGGAAACCTAAAAAGTCATCAGCGAATACACATTGGAGAGAAGCCTGCCTGTGCTTTAAATTTGATtgtcaaagaggaggaggatgagaaggaaaTCGATGAGAAGGAAAAGAGAGAAGTTGAGGAAGAAAATAGTGGTGTAATTAACCTAGGTACATCAAGACTTCCTGGTCGTGGGAGTTACCCCTGTCctcaatgtggaaagagtttcagtTCTTCAGGTAATCTAAAAAATCATGAGAGAGTACATACTGGGGAGAAACCTTTCCACTGTGCTacatgtgggaagagtttcagtgAAAAAGTCAACCTCACGAGACACGAGAGGGTACAtagtggagagaagccttaccactgcacccaatgtgggaagagcttcaatcatTCTGGAAGCCTTAAGGAACATCAAAGAgtacatacaggggagaagccgtACCACTGCTCTCTTTGTTGGAAGAGTTTCAGTCAGCCAGGAAACCTTAAGAAACACCAGAGaatacatacaggggagaagccttaccactgctctctGTGCGGAAAGAATTTTCGTTTCGCAGGAGACCTAAAGAGTCATCAGAGATCACAcagtggagagaagccttaccaatgCTCTCTGTGTGGTAAGGGATTCACTCAGCTAAGAATTCTTAAAAGTCATCAGAGGATACATATTGGAGAGACGCCTGTCTGTGCGTTCAATGTATTTctccaggaggaggagagtgagagggaaatcaatatggaggaaaagagagatgttgaggaagaggaggacaataGTGGTGTAGTTGACCCAGACATATCAAGACTACTTGGTCGTGGTCGTTACCCCTGCCCTCAATGTGAGAAGAGTTTCCGTTCCTCAAGTAATCTAAAAAATCATCAAAgagtacacactggagagaaacctttccactgctcccaatgtgggagGGGTTTCAGTGAGAAAGTAAACCTTAAGAGACATGAAAGAGTACAtagtggagagaagccttaccactgcaccacatgtgggaagagtttcaatCATTCAGGAAGCCTTAAAGAACATCAGAGAATTCATACAGGTgagaaaccttaccactgctcaCTGTGCGGAAATAATTTCCGTTTTGCTGGAGACCTAAAGAATCATCAGAGATCACAcagtggagagaagccttaccactgcacTCAGTGTGGAGAGAGATTCACTCAGCTAAGAAGTCTAAAAAGGCATGAGAGAATATCCATTGGAGCGAAGCCTGCCTGTGCTTTCCATGTGATTgtccaagaggaggaggaggagggaggagagagagaagttgagggagaggagagtaacGTGAAATAA